One genomic segment of Trichocoleus sp. includes these proteins:
- a CDS encoding Ig-like domain-containing protein, with product MTSRSFLIGLTTTGVLLSTPAIVQPALAQRVVSVTPASNSTNVSPSTSISGQFETANAATVDVSSVRISLNGQDITSQSTITPNFFTYRPTQPLTAGVNQVRVEYRNTNGEFRSIGWSFTVQQAQPIQITSVTTNAGQTPLATGATLNITFNGTPGGQASVLLIQDGRTIRELPATETTAGVYRATYTVQASDRVAEGIVLARLRRQTQATYAAAAQGVAFNSTPGGNPGGNPGGNPGGNPGTPGTIADLQPRFTNYQNGGRVGRQSFTLIGQTRPNANVQIRVVAGATVFGVPVGGETVVDQQVRADSSGRFQVNVPAPQIPVPGLRYRVQATATEGNQTSPQTEITLRE from the coding sequence ATGACTTCCCGATCCTTCTTAATCGGATTGACCACAACCGGGGTGCTGCTTTCTACACCAGCGATCGTTCAGCCTGCCTTGGCGCAGCGAGTCGTGAGCGTTACGCCTGCCAGCAACAGCACCAATGTTTCGCCCAGTACTTCAATTTCAGGGCAGTTTGAGACTGCCAACGCCGCAACCGTTGATGTATCATCCGTTCGAATATCTTTGAATGGGCAAGACATTACCAGCCAAAGCACGATTACACCCAATTTCTTTACCTATCGCCCCACCCAACCTCTGACAGCAGGGGTGAATCAGGTACGGGTGGAATACCGCAACACAAACGGCGAGTTTCGATCGATCGGCTGGTCTTTCACCGTCCAGCAAGCACAGCCGATTCAAATTACATCCGTAACAACAAACGCTGGACAAACTCCACTGGCGACGGGCGCAACGCTGAATATTACGTTCAACGGCACACCAGGGGGGCAAGCCTCTGTCCTGCTCATTCAAGATGGACGCACCATTCGGGAATTACCCGCAACCGAAACGACCGCAGGGGTCTATCGAGCAACCTACACCGTCCAAGCGAGCGATCGGGTGGCTGAGGGGATTGTGCTGGCTCGTCTGCGGCGACAAACCCAAGCGACCTATGCAGCAGCGGCTCAAGGCGTTGCTTTTAACTCCACACCCGGCGGCAACCCAGGGGGTAATCCAGGGGGCAACCCAGGGGGTAATCCGGGAACACCTGGAACGATCGCAGACCTCCAGCCTCGGTTTACCAACTACCAGAATGGTGGACGAGTCGGACGCCAAAGCTTTACTCTCATCGGTCAAACCCGCCCCAATGCTAATGTGCAGATCAGGGTTGTTGCAGGGGCAACGGTGTTTGGTGTACCCGTTGGGGGTGAAACCGTAGTCGATCAGCAGGTCAGAGCAGACAGCAGCGGCCGGTTCCAGGTCAATGTGCCTGCCCCACAAATCCCAGTTCCGGGCTTGCGCTATCGCGTCCAAGCAACAGCAACTGAGGGCAATCAGACTAGTCCACAAACAGAGATAACCCTGCGGGAGTAA